GCGCAGCATGCTGGCATCGGGCAGGGTAGTGGTGTTGGCGGGTTCCGGCGGCAATGGCGGCGATGGCCTCTACGCGGGAGCCGAGCTGGCCATGCAGGGCTACCAGGTGCAGGCCATCTTGACGGGCTCAAGCGCACACGAGCCGGCACTGCAGGCCTTTGTGCAGGCAGGTGGCGAGGTGATCCAGGAACCAGGGCACGCCGATTTGCTTATCGACGCCATGCTTGGCATCGGAGCGCGCGGGCAGCTACGCCCAAACGCAGCCGAGCTGGTGCGCCATTTTGCAGGCACTCCCACCCTCAGCGTGGATGTGCCCTCGGGTATTCACCCCGATACTGGCCTGCCCGAGGGTGAGGTGTTTGTGCAGGCAGATGTGTGCGTTACCTTTGGCGCCGCACGGATGGTGCATGGGCTTAGCCACCAAAGTGGGCAGGTGTGGGTGGCCAAGGTAGAGCCGATTGGCCAAGCGCTGCAACAGGCCGCCCGTGACGATGCTTCATGCGCCCTTTGGCTACTGCGCGCCATCGAACGCGATCGCTACCAGGCACCTCAAGGGCTAAGAGCAATTCAGGCTGATCTTGCCTGGCCACAATGGGAGCCAACACCTACAGAACATAAATACAGCGGCGTGGCCGGCATCGTCGCTGGTTCCCAGGAATATCCGGGTGCCGGGGTACTCGCGGTAGCAGGTGCTATCCACACCACGCCAAGCATGAAGCATGTGGTGGCACCGGATGATCTAGTCAAACACCTCGTGCTCCAGCGCTATCCCGAGATGGTGTGTACACAAAGCATTGAGGCCAGTAGCAAGAAGGTGCAGGCCTGGCTGTTTGGCCCTGGTTGCACTGAACGTGCAGCCCTGATGGCATTAATGCAGCGCCCAGAGCCACTGGTGCTCGACGCCAGCGCCTTGGGCATGGTGGCAGAAGATATTGCTGGGCTGCAGCAGCGGCAGGCGCCCACAATACTCACCCCGCACGCAGGAGAATTTGCCACCCTGGCCAGCGCCTGCGGTGTGGGCGCTGAGCCTAGGCTTGAACATGTGCAAGCCATGGCCAAAAAGCTCAAGTGCACCGTGCTGCTCAAGGGGCGCTTCACCTTAATCAGTGATGGCACGCACTCCTATTCTGTAGATGCTGGCCATGGGTGGCTAGCAACACCAGGCAGTGGCGATGTACTCAGCGGGATCCTAGTGGCCTTGGTGGCCAAAGCTGTTCATGGTGGCCCTAGCGTGGATTACGTTCAGGTAGCGACCCAGGCGGCCACGCTGCATGCTCGCGCTGGTTGGTTGGCGGCTCGCACCCCTTCAGGCCACAGCACAATGACTGCCTTAGCCATTGCCGAGGCTGTGCCCGAGGCCACAGCGCAGACAGGTTAAACTGTGCCAAAGCCGCACAACCCGGCGGCCAGTACACAACGAGACCACAAGGACACCACCATGTCTGCTGCGCCTACGTTGGCAAGGCCAACTTCGCCTGCCCGCCCCAGAATCTTTGCCGCCACCTTCGTTTCCGAGATTGCCGTCGGCGCCCATGTCGGTGGCGTCGGTGCACTCATCGCACTGCTTGCTCAAGACTTTGATCTTCCGATCAGCCACTTCGCTATTCTCGGTTCCTTCCTTGGCGTGGGCATGGTGCTGTTTAGCTTGCTTTCCAAGTGGCTCATGGAAGCCACCGCTGGCATGGTGCTGAAAGCATCTTCGACCATGGTGATGCTGGGGGCTATTGGTCTAGCTTTCGCCCCCTGGGCCAACCTGGCCATCGCTTCTGGTTTAAGCGTTGCGCTGGGCACGTCCCTCGTCATTTTGATTGTGCCATCGGTATTAGCGGGGCCGAACCGTGCGCGAGATATTGCGCTTGCCAACGGGGCTTCTTCTGCCGCGTCCATCGCCTCACCGCTGCTTTATGGCCTTTTTGCCTCGCTGCCACTGCTGGAAGGACGCTGGGCAGCACTGATGTTGGCCTTCCCGGCCCTGTACGTGATGGTGACGATCCGCAATGTGGACTTCGTGCATACCCCCTCCGCTTTTGCTGAGCGACGTGCAGGAAGAAAAGGGAAGCGACGCCGCGATCTTGCAGATGCCTTTGGCAAAGTGCCTTCCGTCAAGGCCTTTGGCGGCGCCAAAAATGTGGCCGATGATGAACTTGCCCGAGCAGCGGTAGCTTCAAGTGCTCAAAGCGTGCACGTTTCTTCCTTTCACGATGCACCTTCTGAGCACCTGCCCAAGGCCTCAAAGCGCGAACGCCGCCAAATCAAGGTGGGACTGCTGCGCGTAGCGCTGAGCTTGGTGGCTGAGTTCGCGTTATACACCTGGGGTGTGGCTCGCCTACTCGATATCGGTGTACCCAATGCCACTGCAGCAACCCTTGGTGCGGTGTTCCCCCTTGGTATGGCTGCAGGCCGTTTATCTGCCGGAGTGCTCATTCGCTGGCGCTACATCTTCCATGCCAGCGTGGCCGGCGCCATGCTTGGAACCATCATCATCGGCACAGGCACTTCTGCCGTGGTGGTTGTGGTGGGACTGCTTGTAGCCGGCATGGGCAACGCCCTGCTATATCCCATCACCGTTGATGACTTGGTTGCGCAGCCTTCACTTTCTCCAAATCGTGCCGCAGCGTTATCAGCGCTTGCCGGGGGAGTAGTGGTGTTTGCTATGCCTTTAGTCTTGGCTTGGATGCAGAACTTCCTCACCCTTGGCCACTCACTCCTGCTCCTGTTCCCGGTGACATTGGTGCTCTTCCTGTTACCGAACGGGCGCAAGAACTAACAGCGCTACTGCG
This window of the Corynebacterium pseudopelargi genome carries:
- a CDS encoding NAD(P)H-hydrate epimerase, which gives rise to MSMPALPSAVITAIEAPLIQAAAPDALMQQAAHHVALAARSMLASGRVVVLAGSGGNGGDGLYAGAELAMQGYQVQAILTGSSAHEPALQAFVQAGGEVIQEPGHADLLIDAMLGIGARGQLRPNAAELVRHFAGTPTLSVDVPSGIHPDTGLPEGEVFVQADVCVTFGAARMVHGLSHQSGQVWVAKVEPIGQALQQAARDDASCALWLLRAIERDRYQAPQGLRAIQADLAWPQWEPTPTEHKYSGVAGIVAGSQEYPGAGVLAVAGAIHTTPSMKHVVAPDDLVKHLVLQRYPEMVCTQSIEASSKKVQAWLFGPGCTERAALMALMQRPEPLVLDASALGMVAEDIAGLQQRQAPTILTPHAGEFATLASACGVGAEPRLEHVQAMAKKLKCTVLLKGRFTLISDGTHSYSVDAGHGWLATPGSGDVLSGILVALVAKAVHGGPSVDYVQVATQAATLHARAGWLAARTPSGHSTMTALAIAEAVPEATAQTG
- a CDS encoding MFS transporter, yielding MPKPHNPAASTQRDHKDTTMSAAPTLARPTSPARPRIFAATFVSEIAVGAHVGGVGALIALLAQDFDLPISHFAILGSFLGVGMVLFSLLSKWLMEATAGMVLKASSTMVMLGAIGLAFAPWANLAIASGLSVALGTSLVILIVPSVLAGPNRARDIALANGASSAASIASPLLYGLFASLPLLEGRWAALMLAFPALYVMVTIRNVDFVHTPSAFAERRAGRKGKRRRDLADAFGKVPSVKAFGGAKNVADDELARAAVASSAQSVHVSSFHDAPSEHLPKASKRERRQIKVGLLRVALSLVAEFALYTWGVARLLDIGVPNATAATLGAVFPLGMAAGRLSAGVLIRWRYIFHASVAGAMLGTIIIGTGTSAVVVVVGLLVAGMGNALLYPITVDDLVAQPSLSPNRAAALSALAGGVVVFAMPLVLAWMQNFLTLGHSLLLLFPVTLVLFLLPNGRKN